The Lentisphaerota bacterium region GTCTTGATCCTGAGGTTCTGCTTGAGCGCCTTGAAGAACAACTCGATCTGCCAGCGGTATCGGTAGATCCGCCCGATGGTGGTCGCAGCGAGCGAGCGCTGGTTGGTGAGCAGGACGATCTCCCGTTCGTTCTCCGCGTCCCAGATGCGGATTCGCCGCAGGATGCAGGTGCAGCCCTTTGCGGCAACCCCTGTCAGGCGTATCCACTCCTCGCCCCGGAACGCGCCGCCGCCGCCGGGGAGGCTGTGGATCACCTCGTACTGGGCGTTGGCCTTCATGCGCGTGACGAAGAAGACGCCCTCGGCGTCCCAGCGGCCAAACATGCCGTAGTCCGTGTAGGCCCGGTCCATCACGACGATGGTGCCCGGATCGAACGAGAGGCCCTGCGCCACGCGCACGTCGTGCGTGCGGCCCTCCGTGACCAGCGCCCAGCACGGCAAGCATCCGCAATCCTGAAGCTGGAGGTGAAGTTTGATCGCGCCCTTGGTTCGGCGGTACTTGGCCCAGTCGAAGACCTCCAGGCACAGGTCGATCACCGTCGAGTCTATCACACGCAACGGATTCTTGAACCGGAAGGGTCGGCGTCTCTCCGCCGCCAGCGTCTGGCACCGTCCCAGCAGCTGCTCGAAGACGCCTTGGTAGAGCTGCCACGGCCTGTGCGAGTTCGCATATGCCAGCGTCGAGCGCTTCGGCGCCTCTGCGGGAGGGCTCGATGCTTTGGAACGGTTTCTCGGGCGTGTGCCGCCACGCAGCGGTCTGGCGTTTGTTATCGTCCAGCATCTGGATCCGACGCACAAGGGGATGTTGGCCGAGCTGTTGCAGCACGTCACCGGCATGAAAGTCGTCCAGGTCAGGGATCGCACCCCGGTGCGGCCGGAGTGCGTGTATGTCATCCCGCCGAATAAAGACATGTCCATCTTACGCGGCATGCTCTACCTGCTCGCGCCGGTCGCGCCCCGCGGGTTGCGCCTGCCGATCGATGTCTTTCTGCGTTCGCTGGCGCAGGATCAGCGGGAGCGCAGCATCGGCGTGATTCTCTCGGGAATGGGGGCCGACGGCACGCTGGGCTTGCGGGCGATCAGGGAGAAGGCCGGCGTGGTGCTGGTGCAGGAGCCGACGACGGCCAAGTTCGACGGCATGCCGCGAAGCGCGATCGACGCCGGGCTGGCCGATATTGTCGCTCCGGCGGAGGAACTGCCGGAGAAGCTCATCGCGTTCCTTCAGCGCGCGTCGCCGCGCGCG contains the following coding sequences:
- a CDS encoding IS4 family transposase, with product MPRKMDMSLFGGMTYTHSGRTGVRSLTWTTFMPVTCCNSSANIPLCVGSRCWTITNARPLRGGTRPRNRSKASSPPAEAPKRSTLAYANSHRPWQLYQGVFEQLLGRCQTLAAERRRPFRFKNPLRVIDSTVIDLCLEVFDWAKYRRTKGAIKLHLQLQDCGCLPCWALVTEGRTHDVRVAQGLSFDPGTIVVMDRAYTDYGMFGRWDAEGVFFVTRMKANAQYEVIHSLPGGGGAFRGEEWIRLTGVAAKGCTCILRRIRIWDAENEREIVLLTNQRSLAATTIGRIYRYRWQIELFFKALKQNLRIKTFVGTSENAVKTQVWTALIAILLLKFMQIKSSWQWSLSNLAAMLRFNLLTYRDLWEWLNDPYGVPIREPEPVQLTLTL